In Ktedonobacteraceae bacterium, one DNA window encodes the following:
- a CDS encoding HIT family protein encodes MSDDPGQDCVFCKIIRGELPAYIVFEDEISLAFLDARPVFPGHMLLVPRQHFETLLDLPAPLVGPFFQNAQLLARAMEAGLKADGTFVAINNHVSQSVPHLHIHVVPRHFKDGLKGFFWPRQRYKNTEEILKIQHLLRSTIDQLRSV; translated from the coding sequence ATGTCTGATGATCCAGGCCAGGATTGCGTATTTTGTAAGATTATTCGCGGAGAATTGCCGGCGTACATTGTCTTCGAGGACGAAATTTCGCTGGCCTTTTTAGACGCCAGACCTGTATTTCCGGGGCATATGCTACTGGTTCCCAGGCAGCATTTCGAGACGCTGCTTGACCTGCCCGCGCCACTTGTCGGGCCATTTTTCCAGAACGCGCAGCTGCTGGCAAGAGCTATGGAGGCTGGTCTGAAAGCCGATGGAACGTTTGTCGCAATAAACAACCATGTCAGTCAGAGCGTGCCGCATCTACATATTCACGTTGTGCCCCGGCATTTCAAAGATGGATTGAAAGGCTTCTTCTGGCCCAGGCAAAGATATAAAAATACGGAGGAGATTTTGAAAATTCAGCATCTCCTCCGTTCTACAATTGATCAGC